The nucleotide sequence CTGCTGCGTCCGCAGTCGGGCGACGTGATGGTGCGCGGAAGGAGCGTCGCGGCACTGTCGCCGCAAGAGCGGCGGATGGCCCTGGTCTTTCAAGACGACGCGCTGTTCGATAACATGACGGTGCGTGGGAATCTGCGCTTCGCGCTGCGCAACGGCCATCGCAACGAACCCGAGCGCGTGGAAGAAACGGCGCGCGCGCTGCATGTCGGCGCGACGCTCGACCGGCGCCCGCGCGAACTGTCGGGCGGCGAGCGCCAACGCGCGTCGATCGCCCGCGCGATGCTCTCCGATCCCGAGGTGCTGCTCTTGGACGAGCCGCTCGCGCACCTCGATCCGGCACTGCGAAGGTCGGTTCGCGACGAAGTCATCGGCGTGCGCGAACGTTTTGCGGGACCGATCGTCTACGTGACGCACGACCACGCCGAGGCGATGAGCGTGGGAGACGAACTCGCGGTCCTCATCGATGGGCGCATCGAAGATACCGGCGATCCGCAACGCGTGTACGACGCACCGCGGACCGTCGCGGTCGCACGCTTCTTAGGCGATCGGCCGATGAACCTGCTCGAGGACGGCGAGTTTCTTGTGGGTATTCGGCCCGAGCGCGTGGCGATCGTTGCCGGTGGTGCGCTGCGCGGCACCGTGCTTCGCACCGAATCGACCGGTGCCGACGCGTACGTGCTCGTGTCGACGCCTCGCGGCGAGCTCACGGCGCGCGTTGCGGCATCGCACGCGCCGCGAACGGGCGACGCGGTCGACGTCGATCTTCCCGACGCTTTCGTTCGGCGCTTCTCCAAGGAATCGGGGACGGCCGGATGACCCTAACCACCACCG is from Candidatus Baltobacteraceae bacterium and encodes:
- a CDS encoding ABC transporter ATP-binding protein produces the protein MTALSARDLVVSYGSKRALDGVSIEVSLRKTLAIVGPSAAGKSTLLRVLAGLLRPQSGDVMVRGRSVAALSPQERRMALVFQDDALFDNMTVRGNLRFALRNGHRNEPERVEETARALHVGATLDRRPRELSGGERQRASIARAMLSDPEVLLLDEPLAHLDPALRRSVRDEVIGVRERFAGPIVYVTHDHAEAMSVGDELAVLIDGRIEDTGDPQRVYDAPRTVAVARFLGDRPMNLLEDGEFLVGIRPERVAIVAGGALRGTVLRTESTGADAYVLVSTPRGELTARVAASHAPRTGDAVDVDLPDAFVRRFSKESGTAG